The Gallus gallus isolate bGalGal1 chromosome 31, bGalGal1.mat.broiler.GRCg7b, whole genome shotgun sequence genome includes a region encoding these proteins:
- the LOC121107868 gene encoding platelet glycoprotein VI-like isoform X2: MAPTVVALILGWWLVAASRAQQLPQPSLSLHPSQGVSLGDTVTLRCHLPRMAAWVQLWLNGTLRFKKEKDKEQDAAEFSFAVTNLEDAGTYQCRYQVSEPLWTSNQSDPVELVLTGPQCQPWVELSRHPCPVMGTPNHSEPTGAKGRFHGNLVVAVLRGCAAVLVFSLGLYFVFDARSLWTWRDESAGVTPEMPESVQFQGPSRDSEDLTYAEMPAAIPCSQPPTSPTAPQSPVIYTTVRTDLPR, from the exons gttggtggctggtggcagcgagcagggcacagcaac tgccccaaccctccctgtcactgcaccccagccagggggtgtccctgggggacactgtcaccctgcgctgccacctgccccgcaTGGCTGCCTGGGTCCAGCTCTGGCTCAATGGAACTCTGagatttaagaaggaaaaagacaaggagcaggatgcagctgagttctcctttgctgtcacaAACCTGGAGGACGCCGGGACATATCAGTGTCGGTACCAGGTGTCAGAGCCACTGTGGACATCAAATCAGAGCgaccccgtggagctggtgctgacag GGCCCCAGTGTCAGCCATGGGTGGAACTGTCACGGCATCCCTGCCCTGTGATGGGGACACCCAACCACTCGGAGCCCACAGGTGCCAAGGGGCGGTTCCAtgggaacctggtggtggcggtgctgaggggctgtgctgctgtcttggTCTTCAGCCTGGGCCTCTACTTCGTCTTCGATGCCCGCAGCCTCTGGACATGGAGAGATGAGAGTGCTG GTGTCACCCCTGAGATGCCCGAGTCAGTGCAATTCCAG GGGCCCTCCAGGGACAGCGAGGATCTGACCTACGCCGAGATGCCAGCTGCCATCCCGTGCTCCCAGCCTCCCActtcccccactgccccccagtcCCCTGTCATCTACACCACAGTGAGGACTGATTTACCACGCTGA
- the LOC121107868 gene encoding platelet glycoprotein VI-like isoform X3, translating to MAPTVVALILGWWLVAASRAQQLPQPSLSLHPSQGVSLGDTVTLRCHLPRMAAWVQLWLNGTLRFKKEKDKEQDAAEFSFAVTNLEDAGTYQCRYQVSEPLWTSNQSDPVELVLTGPQCQPWVELSRHPCPVMGTPNHSEPTGAKGRFHGNLVVAVLRGCAAVLVFSLGLYFVFDARSLWTWRDESAGVTPEMPESVQFQGPSRDSEDLTYTEMPAAIPCSQPPTSPTAPQSPVIYTTVSTDLPR from the exons gttggtggctggtggcagcgagcagggcacagcaac tgccccaaccctccctgtcactgcaccccagccagggggtgtccctgggggacactgtcaccctgcgctgccacctgccccgcaTGGCTGCCTGGGTCCAGCTCTGGCTCAATGGAACTCTGagatttaagaaggaaaaagacaaggagcaggatgcagctgagttctcctttgctgtcacaAACCTGGAGGACGCCGGGACATATCAGTGTCGGTACCAGGTGTCAGAGCCACTGTGGACATCAAATCAGAGCgaccccgtggagctggtgctgacag GGCCCCAGTGTCAGCCATGGGTGGAACTGTCACGGCATCCCTGCCCTGTGATGGGGACACCCAACCACTCGGAGCCCACAGGTGCCAAGGGGCGGTTCCAtgggaacctggtggtggcggtgctgaggggctgtgctgctgtcttggTCTTCAGCCTGGGCCTCTACTTCGTCTTCGATGCCCGCAGCCTCTGGACATGGAGAGATGAGAGTGCTG GTGTCACCCCTGAGATGCCCGAGTCAGTGCAATTCCAG GGGCCCTCCAGGGACAGCGAGGATCTGACCTACACCGAGATGCCAGCTGCCATCCCGTGCTCCCAGCCTCCCActtcccccactgccccccagtcCCCTGTCATCTACACCACAGTCAGCACTGATTTACCGCGCTGA
- the LOC121107868 gene encoding V-set and transmembrane domain-containing protein 1-like isoform X4, with the protein MAPTVVALILGWWLVAASRAQQLPQPSLSLHPSQGVSLGDTVTLRCHLPRMAAWVQLWLNGTLRFKKEKDKEQDAAEFSFAVTNLEDAGTYQCRYQVSEPLWTSNQSDPVELVLTGAKGRFHGNLVVAVLRGCAAVLVFSLGLYFVFDARSLWTWRDESAGVTPEMHKSVQLQGPSRDSEDLTYTEMPAAIPCSQPPTYPTAPQSPVIYITVSTDLPR; encoded by the exons gttggtggctggtggcagcgagcagggcacagcaac tgccccaaccctccctgtcactgcaccccagccagggggtgtccctgggggacactgtcaccctgcgctgccacctgccccgcaTGGCTGCCTGGGTCCAGCTCTGGCTCAATGGAACTCTGagatttaagaaggaaaaagacaaggagcaggatgcagctgagttctcctttgctgtcacaAACCTGGAGGACGCCGGGACATATCAGTGTCGGTACCAGGTGTCAGAGCCACTGTGGACATCAAATCAGAGCgaccccgtggagctggtgctgacag GTGCCAAGGGGCGGTTCCAtgggaacctggtggtggcggtgctgaggggctgtgctgctgtcttggTCTTCAGCCTGGGCCTCTACTTCGTCTTCGATGCCCGCAGCCTCTGGACATGGAGAGATGAGAGTGCTG GTGTCACCCCTGAGATGCACAAGTCAGTGCAATTGCAG GGGCCCTCCAGGGACAGCGAGGATCTGACCTACACCGAGATGCCAGCTGCCATCCCGTGCTCCCAGCCTCCCACttaccccactgccccccagtcCCCTGTCATCTACATCACAGTGAGCACTGATTTACCGCGCTGA
- the LOC121107868 gene encoding platelet glycoprotein VI-like isoform X1 translates to MAPTVVALILGWWLVAASRAQQLPQPSLSLHPSQGVSLGDTVTLRCHLPRMAAWVQLWLNGTLRFKKEKDKEQDAAEFSFAVTNLEDAGTYQCRYQVSEPLWTSNQSDPVELVLTGPQCQPWVELSRHPCPVMGTPNHSEPTGAKGRFHGNLVVAVLRGCAAVLVFSLGLYFVFDARSLWTWRDESAGVTPEMHKSVQLQGPSRDSEDLTYTEMPAAIPCSQPPTYPTAPQSPVIYITVSTDLPR, encoded by the exons gttggtggctggtggcagcgagcagggcacagcaac tgccccaaccctccctgtcactgcaccccagccagggggtgtccctgggggacactgtcaccctgcgctgccacctgccccgcaTGGCTGCCTGGGTCCAGCTCTGGCTCAATGGAACTCTGagatttaagaaggaaaaagacaaggagcaggatgcagctgagttctcctttgctgtcacaAACCTGGAGGACGCCGGGACATATCAGTGTCGGTACCAGGTGTCAGAGCCACTGTGGACATCAAATCAGAGCgaccccgtggagctggtgctgacag GGCCCCAGTGTCAGCCATGGGTGGAACTGTCACGGCATCCCTGCCCTGTGATGGGGACACCCAACCACTCGGAGCCCACAGGTGCCAAGGGGCGGTTCCAtgggaacctggtggtggcggtgctgaggggctgtgctgctgtcttggTCTTCAGCCTGGGCCTCTACTTCGTCTTCGATGCCCGCAGCCTCTGGACATGGAGAGATGAGAGTGCTG GTGTCACCCCTGAGATGCACAAGTCAGTGCAATTGCAG GGGCCCTCCAGGGACAGCGAGGATCTGACCTACACCGAGATGCCAGCTGCCATCCCGTGCTCCCAGCCTCCCACttaccccactgccccccagtcCCCTGTCATCTACATCACAGTGAGCACTGATTTACCGCGCTGA
- the LOC121107868 gene encoding platelet glycoprotein VI-like isoform X5, translating into MAPTVVALILGWWLVAASRAQQLPQPSLSLHPSQGVSLGDTVTLRCHLPRMAAWVQLWLNGTLRFKKEKDKEQDAAEFSFAVTNLEDAGTYQCRYQVSEPLWTSNQSDPVELVLTGVTPEMHKSVQLQGPSRDSEDLTYTEMPAAIPCSQPPTYPTAPQSPVIYITVSTDLPR; encoded by the exons gttggtggctggtggcagcgagcagggcacagcaac tgccccaaccctccctgtcactgcaccccagccagggggtgtccctgggggacactgtcaccctgcgctgccacctgccccgcaTGGCTGCCTGGGTCCAGCTCTGGCTCAATGGAACTCTGagatttaagaaggaaaaagacaaggagcaggatgcagctgagttctcctttgctgtcacaAACCTGGAGGACGCCGGGACATATCAGTGTCGGTACCAGGTGTCAGAGCCACTGTGGACATCAAATCAGAGCgaccccgtggagctggtgctgacag GTGTCACCCCTGAGATGCACAAGTCAGTGCAATTGCAG GGGCCCTCCAGGGACAGCGAGGATCTGACCTACACCGAGATGCCAGCTGCCATCCCGTGCTCCCAGCCTCCCACttaccccactgccccccagtcCCCTGTCATCTACATCACAGTGAGCACTGATTTACCGCGCTGA
- the LOC124417454 gene encoding LOW QUALITY PROTEIN: uncharacterized protein LOC124417454 (The sequence of the model RefSeq protein was modified relative to this genomic sequence to represent the inferred CDS: substituted 1 base at 1 genomic stop codon), which yields MATFTLFGVTPANTSIYWCFYHIADTYLLPSALGGRVMLKVTWGPAPPVAEQSHGNLVVVMIASDVEACMEITIVVRQLTKEMKWKFGEEQAVRELLTNSGNASSTSQEESRDISLSPSCSCLMAPMVVDLILAAWVRLYRYQNATYIEQKDNVQDMAEFSLTSIKQEAAVIYQCQYQGLEPAGTLQKSDPVKLVVTDHRYPPPGISLSPEEHVEIGTNVTIRCWNNISGVAFFLHKDGHSAPIQRQKLSAGSTATFTLFGVTPADSGTYRCSYRIRGCCLLFSPLGDNVTLEVIPRPAPPGDNGGASRDLVAVVVGRWVAVIVFIIILTVSVLLVAQRXQMQRDERPGDTSRSPEAVHFQVSPGDSEGLTYAQLQAVTPSTHPPASSTTPEPPIIYAEVGTRGPR from the exons ATGGCCACCTTCACCCTCTTTGGGGTAACCCCAGCTAACACCAGCATCTATTGGTGCTTCTACCACATTGCAGACACCTATCTTCTGCCCTCAGCCCTTGGGGGCCGTGTGATGCTGAAGGTGACATGGGGACCTGCACCTCCAG TTGCTGAGCAGTCCCATGGGAAtctggtggtggtgatg ATAGCGTCAGATGTGGAAGCTTGCATGGAGATCACCATCGTCGTACGGCAACTCACGAAAGAAATGAAGTGGAAATTTGGAGAGGAACAAGCAGTGAGGGAATTGCTGACCAACTCTGGCAATGCCAGTTCCACCAGCCAGGAGGAATCCAGGGACA TCTcgctgtccccaagctgctcctgcctcatggcaccaatggtgGTGGACCTCATCCtcg CTGCCTGGGTCCGACTCTATCGGTACCAAAATGCAACATACATCGAGCAGAAGGACAACGTGCAGGACATGGCTGAGTTCTCCTTGACTAGCATTAAACAGGAAGCTGCAGTGATATATCAGTGCCAGTACCAGGGGttggagcctgcagggacatTGCAGAAGAGTGACCCCGTGAAGctggtggtgacag atcACAGGTATCCCCCACCTGGCATTTCCCTCAGCCCTGAGGAACACGTGGAGATCGGGACTAATGTCACCATCCGCTGCTGGAACAACATCTCAGGGGTTGCCTTCTTCCTGCACAAGGACGGGCACTCAGCCCCTATTCAGCGCCAAAAActcagtgctgggagcactgccaCCTTCACCCTCTTTGGGGTGACCCCTGCTGATTCTGGCACCTATAGGTGCTCCTACCGCATCaggggctgctgccttctgttctcACCCCTTGGGGATAATGTGACCCTGGAAGTGATTCCCAGACCTGCACCCCCAG GTGACAATGGGGGTGCCAGCAGGGACCTGGTGGCAGTAGTGGTGGGGCGCTGGGTTGCTGTGATTGTCTTCATCATCATCCTCACTGTCTCTGTCCTCCTCGTTGCCCAGAGATGACAAATGCAGAGAGATGAGAGGCCTG GTGACACCTCCAGAAGCCCTGAGGCCGTGCACTTCCAG gtgTCCCCCGGTGACAGCGAGGGTCTGACCTACGcccagctgcaagctgtgacccccagcacccacccccccGCCTCTTCTACCACCCCTGAACCCCCCATTATCTACGCCGAGGTGGGCACACGGGGACCCCGCTGA
- the LOC107049945 gene encoding platelet glycoprotein VI-like isoform X2 — translation MALAAPHRTISHCCPLPHADHSYSPPSISIHPEQCVEMGTNITIRCWNKDYGAAFFLHKDGSSAPIKHQDSSGGGAAKFTFLAVTPADSGTYRCSYRSRGYPFVSSPLGDSVMLEVTPTAAPSGAVEQSCANLVMALVRGFVAALVFGLGVYFVIDARSLWIRRDDNCGAPPVTVRV, via the exons atggctctggctgctccccacaggaCCATatcccactgctgtcccctccctcaTGCAGATCACAGTTATTCCCCACCCAGCATTTCCATTCACCCCGAGCAATGCGTGGAGATGGGGACCAACATCACCATCCGCTGCTGGAACAAGGACTACGGGGCCGCCTTTTTCCTGCACAAGGATGGGAGCTCAGCCCCTATCAAGCACCAGGACTCCAGTGGTGGAGGTGCTGCAAAGTTTACCTTCCTGGCggtgaccccagctgacagtggcacctacaggtgctcctatcGCTCCAGGGGTTACCCCTTTGtgtcctcaccccttggggacagcgtgatgctggaggtgacacccacagctgcaccctCAG GTGCTGTGGAGCAGTCCTGTGCCAATCTGGTGATGGCACTGGTGAGGGGCTTTGTGGCTGCACTCGTCTTTGGCCTCGGAGTCTACTTTGTCATCGATGCCCGCAGCCTCTGGATACGGAGAGATGACAACTGTG GTGCCCCCCCAGTGACAGTGAGAGTCTGA
- the LOC107049945 gene encoding platelet glycoprotein VI-like isoform X1: MALAAPHRTISHCCPLPHADHSYSPPSISIHPEQCVEMGTNITIRCWNKDYGAAFFLHKDGSSAPIKHQDSSGGGAAKFTFLAVTPADSGTYRCSYRSRGYPFVSSPLGDSVMLEVTPTAAPSGAVEQSCANLVMALVRGFVAALVFGLGVYFVIDARSLWIRRDDNCAAITSISLEVAEKAITPVSTYPLSLDLIHCY, from the exons atggctctggctgctccccacaggaCCATatcccactgctgtcccctccctcaTGCAGATCACAGTTATTCCCCACCCAGCATTTCCATTCACCCCGAGCAATGCGTGGAGATGGGGACCAACATCACCATCCGCTGCTGGAACAAGGACTACGGGGCCGCCTTTTTCCTGCACAAGGATGGGAGCTCAGCCCCTATCAAGCACCAGGACTCCAGTGGTGGAGGTGCTGCAAAGTTTACCTTCCTGGCggtgaccccagctgacagtggcacctacaggtgctcctatcGCTCCAGGGGTTACCCCTTTGtgtcctcaccccttggggacagcgtgatgctggaggtgacacccacagctgcaccctCAG GTGCTGTGGAGCAGTCCTGTGCCAATCTGGTGATGGCACTGGTGAGGGGCTTTGTGGCTGCACTCGTCTTTGGCCTCGGAGTCTACTTTGTCATCGATGCCCGCAGCCTCTGGATACGGAGAGATGACAACTGTG cagccataacCTCAATTTCCCTGGAGGTAGCAGAGAAGGCAATAACACCAGTGTCAACATATCCTTTATCCCTAGATCTCATTCATTGCTACTAG
- the LOC107049945 gene encoding osteoclast-associated immunoglobulin-like receptor isoform X3, producing MGTNITIRCWNKDYGAAFFLHKDGSSAPIKHQDSSGGGAAKFTFLAVTPADSGTYRCSYRSRGYPFVSSPLGDSVMLEVTPTAAPSGAVEQSCANLVMALVRGFVAALVFGLGVYFVIDARSLWIRRDDNCGAPPVTVRV from the exons ATGGGGACCAACATCACCATCCGCTGCTGGAACAAGGACTACGGGGCCGCCTTTTTCCTGCACAAGGATGGGAGCTCAGCCCCTATCAAGCACCAGGACTCCAGTGGTGGAGGTGCTGCAAAGTTTACCTTCCTGGCggtgaccccagctgacagtggcacctacaggtgctcctatcGCTCCAGGGGTTACCCCTTTGtgtcctcaccccttggggacagcgtgatgctggaggtgacacccacagctgcaccctCAG GTGCTGTGGAGCAGTCCTGTGCCAATCTGGTGATGGCACTGGTGAGGGGCTTTGTGGCTGCACTCGTCTTTGGCCTCGGAGTCTACTTTGTCATCGATGCCCGCAGCCTCTGGATACGGAGAGATGACAACTGTG GTGCCCCCCCAGTGACAGTGAGAGTCTGA
- the CHIR-AB-502 gene encoding platelet glycoprotein VI isoform X1 — MAVALILVSPVLVPRPSLSLHPSQGVSLGDAVTLRCHLPRMAAWVQLWLNGTLRFNKEKDKEQDAAEFSFAVTNLEDAGTYQCRYQVSEPLWTSNQSDPVELVLTGAKGRFHGDLVVAVLRGCSAVLVFSLGLYFVFDARSLWTWRDESAGEEGLQWFPFPMHPIKCPLLIL, encoded by the exons atggcggtGGCCCTCATTCtcg tgtcccctgtcctagtgccccgaccctccctgtcactgcaccccagccagggggtgtccctgggggacgctgtcaccctgcgctgccacctgccccgcaTGGCTGCCTGGGTCCAGCTCTGGCTCAATGGAACTCTGAGatttaacaaggaaaaagacaaggagcaggatgcagctgagttctcctttgctgtcacaAACCTGGAGGACGCCGGGACATATCAGTGTCGGTACCAGGTGTCAGAGCCACTGTGGACATCAAATCagagtgaccccgtggagctggtgctgacag GTGCCAAGGGGCGGTTCCATGGGGACCTGGTGGTGGCGGTGCTGAGGGGCTGTTCTGCTGTCTTGGTCTTCAGCCTGGGCCTCTACTTCGTCTTCGATGCCCGCAGCCTCTGGACATGGAGAGATGAGAGTGCTGGTGAGGAAGGACTTCAATGGTTTCCATTCCCTATGCATCCCATCAAGTGTCCTCTGCTTATTCTTTGA